From Enhydrobacter sp., the proteins below share one genomic window:
- a CDS encoding MAPEG family protein, which produces MNVEMTCLFVAMVLALVHLTAASFTFKAQVGNRYTVGPRDGDLRPTGVAGRLDRAQRNFLETFPVFVAAVLMGHVLGRTGDFSAAGALLYVTGRIAFLPLYAWGVPWLRTFSWNIATLGLALAMVQLVI; this is translated from the coding sequence ATGAACGTCGAGATGACATGCCTGTTCGTCGCCATGGTGCTGGCGCTGGTCCATCTGACGGCGGCGTCCTTCACCTTCAAGGCGCAGGTCGGCAATCGCTACACGGTCGGCCCGCGCGACGGGGATCTTCGGCCGACGGGAGTCGCCGGCCGCCTCGACCGGGCGCAGCGCAACTTCCTCGAGACCTTCCCGGTGTTCGTGGCCGCCGTGCTGATGGGACATGTCCTCGGGCGCACCGGCGACTTCAGCGCCGCCGGCGCGCTTCTCTACGTCACCGGCCGCATCGCCTTCCTGCCGCTCTATGCCTGGGGGGTGCCGTGGCTGCGCACCTTCAGCTGGAACATCGCGACGCTGGGGCTGGCCCTGGCGATGGTGCAGCTCGTGATCTGA
- a CDS encoding D-2-hydroxyacid dehydrogenase, with protein sequence MFPPKDKLTICFAHAAYRMKDRFEARGTGIGNFEVRAYNDLQKRLPEADVLLVSGMWKNDLIAHAPKLRFIQSISSGMDQYSKEQLGARGVRLASAAGVNARAVAEHAMSLMLALARRLPEARDNQHKKAWRGMIGDLTQREDELGGKTVLIVGMGRIGAHLARLAKAFDMKVVGIRRDPAQGANGADSIHAMGELVKLVPRADVVVLACALTPETTGLMSAAAFAAMKPSAFFVNVARGKVADEAALAATMQVARIAGAGIDVTAEEPLAPSSPLWTMPNVFVTPHTAGETRRYEDNVLDILMENLDHLWRDEKAKLRNQVL encoded by the coding sequence ATGTTTCCGCCAAAAGACAAGCTGACGATCTGCTTTGCACACGCGGCATACCGGATGAAGGACCGGTTCGAGGCGCGCGGGACCGGCATCGGCAACTTCGAGGTCAGGGCCTACAACGACCTGCAGAAGCGCCTGCCGGAGGCCGACGTGCTGCTGGTCTCGGGCATGTGGAAGAACGACCTGATCGCGCACGCGCCGAAGCTGCGTTTCATCCAGTCGATCAGCTCGGGCATGGACCAGTATTCGAAGGAACAGCTCGGCGCCCGGGGCGTGCGGCTGGCGAGCGCCGCCGGCGTCAATGCGCGCGCCGTCGCCGAGCATGCGATGTCGCTGATGCTCGCCCTCGCGCGCCGCCTGCCCGAGGCGCGCGACAACCAGCACAAGAAGGCGTGGCGCGGCATGATCGGCGACCTCACGCAGCGCGAGGACGAACTCGGCGGCAAGACCGTCCTGATCGTCGGCATGGGTCGCATCGGCGCGCACCTCGCCCGCCTTGCCAAGGCCTTCGACATGAAAGTGGTCGGTATCCGCCGCGATCCGGCGCAAGGCGCCAACGGCGCCGATTCGATCCATGCCATGGGCGAACTGGTGAAGCTCGTGCCTCGCGCCGATGTCGTGGTGCTGGCCTGCGCGCTGACGCCCGAGACGACCGGGCTGATGAGCGCCGCCGCCTTCGCCGCGATGAAGCCGTCGGCCTTCTTCGTGAACGTCGCGCGCGGCAAGGTGGCCGACGAGGCGGCGCTCGCGGCCACGATGCAGGTGGCCAGGATCGCCGGCGCCGGCATCGACGTGACGGCCGAGGAGCCGCTGGCGCCGTCGTCGCCGCTCTGGACGATGCCCAACGTCTTTGTCACGCCGCATACCGCGGGCGAGACGCGCCGCTACGAGGACAACGTGCTCGACATTCTCATGGAGAATCTCGACCACCTATGGCGCGACGAGAAGGCCAAGCTGCGCAACCAAGTGCTCTAG